A genomic region of Bosea sp. 124 contains the following coding sequences:
- a CDS encoding MucR family transcriptional regulator, translating into MADSDGSDFIELTADIVSAYVSNNSVPSADLPALIGEVHAALSRVISGAAPVVPAEAPKPAIPVKKSITADYLICLEDGKKFKSLKRHLRTQYNMSPEQYREKWGLPPDYPMVAPNYAEARSQLAKKMGLGQQRRKRR; encoded by the coding sequence ATGGCTGATAGTGACGGATCGGATTTTATCGAGCTGACTGCGGATATTGTCTCTGCCTATGTTTCAAACAATTCCGTTCCGTCCGCCGACTTGCCGGCGCTGATCGGTGAGGTGCACGCCGCGCTGAGCCGCGTCATCAGCGGTGCCGCTCCGGTGGTGCCGGCCGAGGCGCCGAAGCCTGCCATTCCGGTGAAGAAGTCGATCACGGCCGACTATCTCATCTGTCTCGAAGACGGCAAGAAGTTCAAATCGCTCAAGCGCCATCTGCGCACGCAGTACAACATGTCGCCCGAGCAGTATCGCGAGAAGTGGGGCCTGCCGCCGGACTATCCGATGGTCGCGCCGAACTATGCCGAGGCGCGCTCGCAGCTCGCCAAGAAGATGGGCCTGGGCCAGCAGCGCCGCAAGCGCCGCTGA
- a CDS encoding S9 family peptidase: protein MRSHPVPGAATPRRRKTAVPRAEIRTKRTVVHGTELSDDYDWLRASNWKEVLRDPAALPADIRAYLDAENAYCKALLAPTRALQRSLVKEMRGRIKEDDSSVPQPDGPFLYYSRYRKGGEHPLICRRPKTGAPASSEKNTGNSREQIMLDADALSDGKDFFDLGDTAHSPDHRLLGWSADEAGSELHMIRVRDIASGEDLPDAIPDTTGDIVWAADSRAFAYVRLDADHRPSRVFRHRLGHDPSQDTLLHDESDAGMFVDIDETQSGRFLLISISDHETSEIRLVDLSEPEARPVTVAPRAVGRQYDVEHHGDDLLILTNADGAEDFKIVTVPAADPSPAGWRDLIPHKPGRLILSHVCLKGRLIRLEREDGLPRIVIRDLATGAESSIAFDEEAYGLGLDAGYEFETDRLRFIYASMARPAETYDYDMVTGARVLLKRQEVPSGHDPAAYRVRRIFATAKDGEQVPVSLLHRADLVLDGSAPCLLYGYGSYGSAMSASFRIRPLSLVDRGFVYAIAHVRGGTDKGRRWYLDGKRENKRNTFTDFIAAGEALADAGFTARGRIVAEGGSAGGMLMGAVANMAPELFAGIIAEVPFVDVLNTILDDTLPLTPPEWPEWGDPIRDIAAFEMIRSYSPYDNITAQAYPPILAMGGLTDPRVTYWEPAKWVARLRATMSGGGPIMLHTNMEAGHGGSAGRFDSLKETALAYAFAIQAVGEGWPEAGSD, encoded by the coding sequence ATGCGCTCTCATCCCGTTCCCGGCGCGGCGACGCCCCGTCGGCGCAAGACTGCTGTGCCGCGCGCCGAGATCCGCACCAAACGGACGGTCGTCCACGGCACCGAACTCAGCGACGATTATGACTGGCTGCGCGCCTCGAACTGGAAGGAGGTGCTGCGGGACCCCGCCGCACTGCCGGCCGACATCCGCGCCTATCTCGACGCCGAGAACGCCTATTGCAAGGCGCTGCTCGCTCCGACCCGGGCGCTGCAGCGCAGCCTCGTCAAGGAGATGCGCGGCCGGATCAAGGAAGACGATTCGAGCGTGCCACAACCGGACGGGCCGTTCCTCTACTATTCGCGCTACCGCAAGGGCGGGGAGCATCCGCTGATCTGCCGCAGGCCGAAAACCGGCGCGCCCGCCTCAAGCGAGAAGAACACCGGCAATAGCCGCGAGCAGATCATGCTCGACGCCGACGCGCTTTCGGACGGCAAGGATTTCTTCGATCTCGGCGACACCGCCCACAGCCCCGACCACCGCCTGCTCGGCTGGAGCGCCGACGAGGCCGGATCCGAACTCCACATGATCCGGGTCCGCGACATCGCCAGCGGCGAGGATCTGCCCGATGCGATCCCCGACACGACGGGCGATATCGTCTGGGCCGCCGACAGCCGCGCCTTCGCCTATGTCCGCCTCGACGCCGACCACCGCCCGTCCCGGGTCTTCCGGCATCGCCTCGGCCACGACCCGAGCCAGGACACGCTGCTGCATGACGAGTCCGATGCCGGCATGTTCGTCGATATCGACGAGACGCAGTCCGGGCGCTTCCTGCTGATCTCGATCAGCGACCACGAGACCTCCGAGATCCGTCTGGTCGATCTGTCCGAGCCCGAAGCGCGGCCCGTCACGGTCGCGCCACGGGCAGTCGGACGGCAATACGACGTCGAGCATCACGGCGACGATCTCCTGATCCTGACCAATGCCGACGGCGCCGAGGACTTCAAGATCGTCACGGTGCCGGCGGCCGATCCTTCGCCCGCCGGCTGGCGCGACCTGATCCCGCACAAGCCGGGCCGGCTGATCCTGAGCCATGTCTGCCTGAAGGGCCGACTGATCCGGCTGGAGCGGGAGGACGGCCTGCCGCGCATCGTCATCCGCGATCTCGCGACCGGCGCCGAGAGCAGCATCGCCTTCGACGAGGAGGCCTATGGGCTGGGCCTCGACGCCGGCTACGAGTTCGAGACCGACCGTTTGCGCTTCATCTATGCCTCGATGGCGCGCCCGGCCGAAACCTACGATTACGACATGGTGACGGGCGCGCGCGTGCTGCTGAAGCGGCAGGAGGTGCCCTCGGGCCATGACCCGGCGGCCTACCGGGTGCGGCGCATCTTCGCCACGGCGAAGGATGGCGAGCAGGTTCCGGTCTCGCTCCTGCACCGGGCCGATCTCGTCCTCGACGGCTCGGCGCCCTGCCTGCTTTATGGCTACGGCTCCTATGGCTCGGCGATGTCGGCCTCGTTCCGAATCCGGCCGCTGAGCCTGGTCGATCGCGGCTTCGTCTATGCCATCGCCCATGTCCGTGGCGGCACAGACAAAGGCCGGCGCTGGTATCTCGACGGCAAGCGCGAGAACAAGCGCAACACCTTCACGGACTTCATCGCCGCGGGCGAGGCGCTCGCCGATGCCGGCTTCACGGCGCGCGGGCGCATCGTCGCTGAAGGCGGCAGCGCCGGCGGCATGCTGATGGGCGCGGTCGCGAACATGGCGCCCGAGCTCTTTGCGGGCATCATCGCGGAGGTGCCCTTCGTCGACGTGCTGAACACCATCCTCGACGACACATTGCCGCTGACACCGCCGGAATGGCCCGAATGGGGCGACCCGATCCGCGACATCGCGGCCTTCGAGATGATCCGAAGCTATTCGCCCTATGACAACATCACGGCGCAGGCCTATCCGCCGATCCTGGCGATGGGCGGGCTGACCGATCCGCGCGTGACCTATTGGGAGCCCGCGAAATGGGTGGCGCGGCTGCGCGCGACGATGAGCGGCGGCGGGCCGATCATGCTGCACACCAATATGGAGGCCGGGCATGGCGGCTCGGCCGGGCGCTTCGACTCGCTGAAGGAAACGGCCCTGGCCTATGCCTTCGCGATCCAGGCCGTCGGCGAGGGCTGGCCGGAGGCCGGCTCCGACTGA
- a CDS encoding SufE family protein — protein MSANLDEIIANFDLLEEWDDRYRYLIELGRELEPLPEAAHNDANKVRGCASQVWLDSRRDGGPGPQTLLHFRGDSDAHIVRGLVALALAIYSGRSASEILETDAFAIYEKLGLAAHLTPQRSNGVRSMIERIKSDARTAAAG, from the coding sequence ATGAGCGCGAACCTCGACGAGATCATCGCCAATTTCGACCTGCTCGAGGAGTGGGACGACCGCTACCGCTATCTGATCGAGCTCGGCCGGGAGCTGGAGCCGCTGCCGGAGGCGGCGCATAACGACGCCAACAAGGTGCGCGGCTGCGCCAGCCAGGTCTGGCTCGACTCGCGTCGCGATGGCGGCCCCGGTCCGCAGACGCTGCTGCATTTCCGCGGCGATAGCGACGCCCATATCGTGCGCGGGCTGGTCGCGCTGGCGCTGGCGATCTATTCCGGGCGCAGCGCCTCGGAAATCCTGGAGACCGACGCCTTCGCGATCTACGAGAAGCTCGGTCTCGCCGCGCATCTGACGCCGCAGCGCTCCAACGGCGTGCGCTCGATGATCGAGCGCATCAAGTCCGACGCACGCACAGCCGCCGCCGGCTGA
- a CDS encoding DUF6456 domain-containing protein, whose protein sequence is MSRAGGVAGSVAEDVAEDGPDLRARLLRHLAQPGAFGCRSPLGCGRIALYRSTNGTSLGAGYAPSEAADALVGDGLAKWSGEGGSRRLLATGAAKAPKRSLAEGVVPIDGRMQAVTLDERESPLLWLHRRPGRDGRPQISAEEFAAGERFRSDLTLARMMPRVTMNWDASLVPDAHGAGGRDPAGASDAALTARQRVRLACDRLGPDLSGLAIDVCGFLKGLDRVERERGWPARSAKVVLRLALKALATHYGIAPPPATAKCRNSVWHGENARPSLMPERAG, encoded by the coding sequence GTGAGCCGGGCAGGGGGCGTGGCGGGGAGCGTTGCAGAGGATGTGGCAGAAGACGGGCCTGATCTGCGCGCTCGCCTGTTGCGGCATCTGGCGCAGCCCGGTGCCTTCGGCTGCCGCTCGCCTTTGGGCTGCGGACGGATCGCGCTCTACCGGAGCACCAATGGCACCAGCCTCGGAGCCGGATATGCGCCATCCGAGGCGGCCGACGCACTGGTTGGCGACGGCCTGGCGAAATGGAGCGGCGAGGGCGGCTCGCGGCGCCTCCTCGCGACCGGCGCCGCGAAAGCTCCGAAGCGGAGCCTGGCCGAGGGCGTCGTTCCGATCGACGGCCGGATGCAGGCGGTGACGCTGGACGAGCGCGAGAGCCCGCTGCTCTGGCTGCATCGCCGGCCGGGTCGGGATGGCCGGCCGCAAATCTCGGCGGAGGAGTTCGCGGCCGGGGAGCGCTTCCGCTCCGATCTCACCCTTGCGCGGATGATGCCGCGCGTGACGATGAACTGGGATGCCTCGCTCGTGCCGGACGCGCACGGGGCCGGTGGCCGCGATCCGGCCGGCGCCTCCGATGCCGCCCTTACAGCCCGTCAGCGCGTCAGGCTGGCCTGCGACCGGCTCGGGCCGGATCTGTCGGGCCTCGCCATCGATGTCTGCGGCTTCCTCAAAGGGCTCGACCGTGTCGAGCGCGAGCGCGGCTGGCCGGCGCGTTCGGCCAAGGTCGTGCTGCGTCTCGCGCTCAAGGCGCTGGCGACGCATTACGGCATCGCGCCGCCGCCCGCGACGGCGAAATGCCGGAACTCCGTCTGGCATGGCGAAAACGCGCGCCCGAGCCTCATGCCGGAACGGGCTGGATGA
- a CDS encoding helix-turn-helix domain-containing protein → MNNLEPADVDPIDQAALARLAEVVVAAVAHVPAASLRSPCRGRRPIALARQTAMYLAHVAFGLSFTRVGICFGRDRTTVRHACALIEDRRDDPAREFALAALEAGLLALTGALVTGARPEARS, encoded by the coding sequence ATGAACAATCTTGAGCCTGCAGATGTTGATCCCATCGACCAGGCGGCGCTGGCGCGGCTCGCCGAAGTCGTCGTGGCGGCCGTTGCCCATGTTCCAGCCGCGAGCCTGCGTTCGCCCTGCCGGGGCCGGCGGCCGATCGCGCTGGCGCGACAGACCGCGATGTATCTCGCCCATGTCGCCTTCGGCCTGAGCTTCACCCGCGTCGGCATCTGCTTCGGCCGCGACCGGACCACGGTTCGCCATGCCTGCGCCCTGATCGAGGATCGCCGCGACGATCCGGCACGGGAATTCGCGCTGGCTGCACTCGAGGCCGGGCTACTCGCCTTGACGGGCGCGCTTGTCACGGGCGCCCGGCCGGAGGCCCGGTCGTGA
- a CDS encoding superoxide dismutase: MSFTLPDLPYAHDALQPFMSKETLEYHHDKHHLAYVTNGNNAIKGTEFEGKSLEEIVKASHGKNPAVFNNAGQHYNHLHFWKWMKPNGGGKIPGALEKAIVESFGSVEKFKDDFVAAGIGQFGSGWAWLEVKGGKLAVSKTPNGESPLVNGASPILGCDVWEHSYYIDYRNRRPDYLKAFLESMVNWEYVAEMYDAAKA; encoded by the coding sequence ATGTCCTTCACCCTTCCCGACCTGCCCTACGCCCATGATGCGCTGCAGCCCTTCATGTCGAAGGAAACGCTCGAGTATCATCACGACAAGCATCATCTCGCCTATGTCACCAACGGCAACAACGCGATCAAGGGCACGGAATTCGAGGGCAAGTCGCTCGAGGAGATCGTCAAGGCCTCGCACGGCAAGAACCCGGCCGTGTTCAACAATGCCGGCCAGCACTACAACCACCTGCATTTCTGGAAGTGGATGAAGCCCAACGGCGGCGGCAAGATCCCCGGCGCGCTGGAGAAGGCGATCGTCGAGTCCTTCGGCTCGGTCGAGAAGTTCAAGGACGATTTCGTCGCCGCCGGCATCGGCCAGTTCGGCTCGGGCTGGGCCTGGCTCGAGGTCAAGGGCGGCAAGCTCGCCGTCTCCAAGACCCCGAACGGCGAGAGCCCGCTCGTCAACGGCGCGAGCCCGATCCTCGGCTGTGACGTCTGGGAGCACTCCTACTACATCGACTACCGCAACCGCCGGCCGGACTACCTCAAGGCTTTCCTCGAGAGCATGGTGAACTGGGAATACGTCGCCGAGATGTATGACGCCGCCAAGGCCTGA